A region from the Corylus avellana chromosome ca7, CavTom2PMs-1.0 genome encodes:
- the LOC132187300 gene encoding probable fructokinase-7 isoform X3, whose amino-acid sequence MLIDFVPTVSGVSLAEAVGFKKAAGGAPANVAVQIARLGGSAAFIGKVGQDEFGFMLADILNQNNVDNSGMRFDPHARTALAFVTLKNDGEREFMFYRNPSADMLLREDEVEGNLIKEASIFHYGSISLIEEPCRSAHLAAMDIAKKSGCILSYDPNLRLPLWPSAEAARKGIMSIWNQSDIIKINEEETAFLTGGDDPYDDDVVVKKLFHPNLMLLLVTEGVEGCRYYTKEFKGKVAGFKADAIDTTGAGDSFVGGIVNILASDPNLFKDEKLLREALLFANVCGGITVTKRGAIPALPYKEAVLQTISKSLNSIQH is encoded by the exons ATGTTGATTGATTTTGTGCCAACTGTTTCTGGAGTCTCCCTAGCAGAAGCAGTTGGTTTTAAGAAAGCTGCCGGTGGAGCTCCTGCTAACGTTGCTGTTCAGATAGCAAGGCTAGGAGGCTCAGCAGCTTTTATTGGCAAG GTAGGTCAAGATGAGTTTGGCTTCATGTTGGCTGACATTCTGAATCAAAATAATGTTGACAATTCTGGCATGCGTTTTGACCCACATGCAAGGACGGCACTAGCATTTGTTACTCTGAAAAATGATGGTGAGCGTGAATTCATGTTCTATCGCAACCCAAGTGCTGATATGCTTCTTCGCGAAGACGAAGTTGAAGGAAACTTAATTAAGGAG GCAAGCATATTTCATTATGGATCAATTAGTTTGATTGAGGAACCTTGTAGGTCTGCTCATCTTGCTGCCATGGACATAGCTAAGAAGTCTGGTTGTATTCTATCTTATGACCCAAATTTGAGGCTGCCACTCTGGCCATCTGCAGAGGCTGCTCGAAAAGGAATTATGAGCATATGGAACCAATCTGACATTATAAAG ATAAATGAGGAAGAAACTGCATTCTTGACTGGAGGTGATGATCCTTATGATGATGATGTGGTAGTAAAGAAGCTTTTCCACCCAAACCTTATGCTTTTGCTTGTAACTGAAGGGGTAGAAGGCTGCAGATATTATACAAAG GAATTCAAGGGCAAGGTTGCTGGTTTTAAAGCTGATGCTATCGATACAACTGGTgcaggagattcttttgtcggTGGGATAGTGAACATTTTGGCTTCAGATCCAAATCtgtttaag GATGAAAAGCTGTTGAGGGAGGCTCTTCTGTTTGCAAATGTCTGCGGTGGTATCACAGTGACAAAGAGAGGAGCTATACCTGCACTGCCCTATAAAGAAGCCGTTCTCCAAACTATATCAAAAAGTCTGAACTCGATTCAACATTGA
- the LOC132187300 gene encoding probable fructokinase-7 isoform X2 yields MSACCFPVKREKSRNSSSNGSSKVSSKVSSKPQPVDKNEGAQERKPRIVCFGEMLIDFVPTVSGVSLAEAVGFKKAAGGAPANVAVQIARLGGSAAFIGKVGQDEFGFMLADILNQNNVDNSGMRFDPHARTALAFVTLKNDGEREFMFYRNPSADMLLREDEVEGNLIKEASIFHYGSISLIEEPCRSAHLAAMDIAKKSGCILSYDPNLRLPLWPSAEAARKGIMSIWNQSDIIKINEEETAFLTGGDDPYDDDVVVKKLFHPNLMLLLVTEGVEGCRYYTKEFKGKVAGFKADAIDTTGAGDSFVGGIVNILASDPNLFKDEKLLREALLFANVCGGITVTKRGAIPALPYKEAVLQTISKSLNSIQH; encoded by the exons ATGTCAGCTTGCTGCTTTCCTGTGAAACGTGAGAAGTCCCGTAACAGTTCCTCTAATG GTTCATCTAAAGTTTCTTCAAAGGTTTCATCTAAACCGCAACCTGTTGATAAAAATGAAGGGGCTCAGGAGAGAAAACCGCGGATTGTTTGTTTTGGGGAGATGTTGATTGATTTTGTGCCAACTGTTTCTGGAGTCTCCCTAGCAGAAGCAGTTGGTTTTAAGAAAGCTGCCGGTGGAGCTCCTGCTAACGTTGCTGTTCAGATAGCAAGGCTAGGAGGCTCAGCAGCTTTTATTGGCAAG GTAGGTCAAGATGAGTTTGGCTTCATGTTGGCTGACATTCTGAATCAAAATAATGTTGACAATTCTGGCATGCGTTTTGACCCACATGCAAGGACGGCACTAGCATTTGTTACTCTGAAAAATGATGGTGAGCGTGAATTCATGTTCTATCGCAACCCAAGTGCTGATATGCTTCTTCGCGAAGACGAAGTTGAAGGAAACTTAATTAAGGAG GCAAGCATATTTCATTATGGATCAATTAGTTTGATTGAGGAACCTTGTAGGTCTGCTCATCTTGCTGCCATGGACATAGCTAAGAAGTCTGGTTGTATTCTATCTTATGACCCAAATTTGAGGCTGCCACTCTGGCCATCTGCAGAGGCTGCTCGAAAAGGAATTATGAGCATATGGAACCAATCTGACATTATAAAG ATAAATGAGGAAGAAACTGCATTCTTGACTGGAGGTGATGATCCTTATGATGATGATGTGGTAGTAAAGAAGCTTTTCCACCCAAACCTTATGCTTTTGCTTGTAACTGAAGGGGTAGAAGGCTGCAGATATTATACAAAG GAATTCAAGGGCAAGGTTGCTGGTTTTAAAGCTGATGCTATCGATACAACTGGTgcaggagattcttttgtcggTGGGATAGTGAACATTTTGGCTTCAGATCCAAATCtgtttaag GATGAAAAGCTGTTGAGGGAGGCTCTTCTGTTTGCAAATGTCTGCGGTGGTATCACAGTGACAAAGAGAGGAGCTATACCTGCACTGCCCTATAAAGAAGCCGTTCTCCAAACTATATCAAAAAGTCTGAACTCGATTCAACATTGA
- the LOC132187300 gene encoding probable fructokinase-7 isoform X1: MSACCFPVKREKSRNSSSNGGSSKVSSKVSSKPQPVDKNEGAQERKPRIVCFGEMLIDFVPTVSGVSLAEAVGFKKAAGGAPANVAVQIARLGGSAAFIGKVGQDEFGFMLADILNQNNVDNSGMRFDPHARTALAFVTLKNDGEREFMFYRNPSADMLLREDEVEGNLIKEASIFHYGSISLIEEPCRSAHLAAMDIAKKSGCILSYDPNLRLPLWPSAEAARKGIMSIWNQSDIIKINEEETAFLTGGDDPYDDDVVVKKLFHPNLMLLLVTEGVEGCRYYTKEFKGKVAGFKADAIDTTGAGDSFVGGIVNILASDPNLFKDEKLLREALLFANVCGGITVTKRGAIPALPYKEAVLQTISKSLNSIQH, translated from the exons ATGTCAGCTTGCTGCTTTCCTGTGAAACGTGAGAAGTCCCGTAACAGTTCCTCTAATGGTG GTTCATCTAAAGTTTCTTCAAAGGTTTCATCTAAACCGCAACCTGTTGATAAAAATGAAGGGGCTCAGGAGAGAAAACCGCGGATTGTTTGTTTTGGGGAGATGTTGATTGATTTTGTGCCAACTGTTTCTGGAGTCTCCCTAGCAGAAGCAGTTGGTTTTAAGAAAGCTGCCGGTGGAGCTCCTGCTAACGTTGCTGTTCAGATAGCAAGGCTAGGAGGCTCAGCAGCTTTTATTGGCAAG GTAGGTCAAGATGAGTTTGGCTTCATGTTGGCTGACATTCTGAATCAAAATAATGTTGACAATTCTGGCATGCGTTTTGACCCACATGCAAGGACGGCACTAGCATTTGTTACTCTGAAAAATGATGGTGAGCGTGAATTCATGTTCTATCGCAACCCAAGTGCTGATATGCTTCTTCGCGAAGACGAAGTTGAAGGAAACTTAATTAAGGAG GCAAGCATATTTCATTATGGATCAATTAGTTTGATTGAGGAACCTTGTAGGTCTGCTCATCTTGCTGCCATGGACATAGCTAAGAAGTCTGGTTGTATTCTATCTTATGACCCAAATTTGAGGCTGCCACTCTGGCCATCTGCAGAGGCTGCTCGAAAAGGAATTATGAGCATATGGAACCAATCTGACATTATAAAG ATAAATGAGGAAGAAACTGCATTCTTGACTGGAGGTGATGATCCTTATGATGATGATGTGGTAGTAAAGAAGCTTTTCCACCCAAACCTTATGCTTTTGCTTGTAACTGAAGGGGTAGAAGGCTGCAGATATTATACAAAG GAATTCAAGGGCAAGGTTGCTGGTTTTAAAGCTGATGCTATCGATACAACTGGTgcaggagattcttttgtcggTGGGATAGTGAACATTTTGGCTTCAGATCCAAATCtgtttaag GATGAAAAGCTGTTGAGGGAGGCTCTTCTGTTTGCAAATGTCTGCGGTGGTATCACAGTGACAAAGAGAGGAGCTATACCTGCACTGCCCTATAAAGAAGCCGTTCTCCAAACTATATCAAAAAGTCTGAACTCGATTCAACATTGA